The genomic DNA TTTCTTGCGAAACCGCAATATCTTACCAATCACAGTTCATCCTTTTTCTTAACGTATGCGAGCTTTTTTCCGTGCGTATATTCTGTGAATTGTGACTGAAAAAGTCAAGGTTGCTCAGCGGATGTAAGCCTCGGTCACGTAGCGTCTCATCATGACATGGGTGTTGAAATAATAGGCATTTTTGCCGATGGCATTTTTCATGACCCGAATCCACCCCGCCCGATTGCCGGTGTAAAGGGGCAGAATGGTGTTTTCCAGCTTGCGGTAAAGATCTTGGGCATCTTCGTGGTTGTCGCCGTTGCTGCTGGTGCTTTTTTCCATCGGCGGCGGCCCGATGGACCAGCCCGTCACCCCCTCGATGTGCCCTTCGATCCACCAGCCGTCAAGAACGCTGAAATTGGGAACACCGTTGATGGCCGCCTTCATTCCGCTGGTCCCCGAGGCTTCCAGGGGGCGCACCGGCGTGTTGAGCCAGAGATCCACGCCGGGAATGAGCCGATAGGCCACATCCATGTTGTAGTTTTCCAGATAGACGATGCGAATCCGATCCTTGAGGACGGCGATCTTTTCATGGATGCGATGAATCATTTCCTTGCCGGGCAGATCCTTGGGATGCGATTTGCCGGCGAACACCAGTTGCAGCTTGCCGTCGCCGATCGCCAGCAGACGCTCCAGGTCGCTGAAAATCAGATCCGCGCGCTTGTAGGTCGCCGAACGGCGGGCAAAGCCGATGGTCAGCAGGTCGGGATCGAAGCGCTGGCCGGTGGTTTCCTCGATGTACATGAACAAAAACGCCTTGGCGCCCTGATGCGCCTCCCAGATGTCCTCATCGGGGATGTTGTCCACCCGCACCAGCATTTCGGGTTCATTGGCCCAGCCGGGCAGATACTTATTGTAGACCTGCACGAAAAAGGGCGAGGTCCAGGTGAAGGAATGGATGCCGTTGGTGATGGCATGGATTTTAAAGCCGGGAAACAGGGACTTGGAAATTTCCCCATGTTTCTTGGCCACGCCATTGACGAAATTGCTCAGATTGAGGGCAAGCAATGTCAGGTTGAAGGCGTCGTTGCCGGTCAGTTGCTTTAGCAGGGAAAAGGGCACGATATCGGGCAGGATGCGCTCGACCATGTCCCAGGGGAACTTGTCATGTCCGGCCTCGACGGGGGTGTGGGTGGTGAAGACGCACTGCTCCATCACGCGATGCAGATCCCAGGCGGCACGCTCCTCGCTGGGGTCGTCGATGCGCCCGCGGGTGTTGCTCAGCAGTTCCAGGGTGAGCATGGCCGCATGGCCTTCGTTCATGTGGTATTTGCGGATGTTGAAATTGAGGGCGTTGAGCATGCGCGCGCCGCCGATACCCAAGACGATTTCCTGCTTGAGGCGGTATTCGAGGTCGCCGCCGTAGAGATAATCGGTGACATGCCGGTCTTCCTCGGCGTTGCCGGGGATGTCGGTGTCGAGAAACAGCACGGGAATCACCCCACCCGCGGGACTTTTGACGCGGTAGAGCCAGGGTTGGATTTTCACGTCGCGCCCCTCGATGGGTACCAGGGTTTTCACCGACAGCAGTTCCAGGTGGCGTTCGGGGTTCCATTCCACAGGAAATTCCCTCTGCCAGCCGTCCCGGTCGATCTGCTGGCGGAAATAGCCCTTGCGATGAATCAGGGTCACCGCCACCATGGGCAACTCCAGGTCGGCGGCGCTCTTGATGGTGTCGCCCGCGAGGATGCCCAGGCCGCCGCTGTAGGTGGGAATCTCGGCCGAGAGCCCAATTTCCATGGAAAAATAGGCGATACGGGGTTCCCAGGTGAATTTTTTCCAGGCGTTGTGTTTCTCCATGACCGTCCCAACCCTCCGCTCTTAGGAAAAAACCTTTATAGAATAGCAGGATTCCCCTGGGCCGAGCGAAAAAACTTTAGTGTCTCGGGGGGCGAGGCTGCGCCGGCGACAATCTCCCGACATGGCGTGGCCACCCGGCGATTTGTTCTTGAAAAACGGCGGGATCTATGGGAAATTGGCGGAGTTTTCCGTGTCTACCCCATGTCTCGGGTCTGACCCGACCCCATCGCAGAGTCGCCATGTATCTTGATTTTTTCGGGCTGAAGGAAAAGCCTTTCACCATCACGCCCAACCCCAAATTCATCTACCTGAGCAAGAACCATAAGGAGGTTTTTGCTCATCTGCTTTACGGGGTGCAGAATCAGGCGGGATTCGTCGTGGTCACGGGTGAGGTGGGCACCGGTAAGACGACCGTGCTTCGCACCCTTCTTGGCGAGTTGCTGGAGGATCATTACCGCTTGGCCTTCATCTTCAATCCTTGCCTGTCCGCCCTGGATCTGCTGCGCAACATCAATCGCGAATTCGGCATCGATCCCGGGGGAGAAAGCAACTCGGATCTTCTTCATGCCCTCAACGCCTTTCTGGTCGAGCAGCGTGCCGCCGGGCGCACCGTGGTTCTCGTCATCGACGAGGCGCAAAACCTCGAGCCTTCGGTGCTGGAGCAGATTCGCCTGCTCTCCAACCTGGAAACCGACACGGACAAGCTGATCCAGATTCTGCTGGTCGGCCAACCCGAGCTCAAGGAGATCCTGCTGCGCCCGGATCTGCGTCAGCTCAATCAGCGCATCACGGTGCGCTACCATCTCAAACCCATGGATTACACCGATACCTGCGATTACATCAGCCATCGCCTGCGCGTGGCGGGGGGAACCCAGCAGCGGGTGTTCGGCGAAGGCGCGCTGCGAAAGATTTTCGCCTTCTCCAAGGGCTATCCGCGACTGATCAACATTGTTTGCGACCGGGCGCTGTTGGTCGGTTTTGCCGAAGGGTGCCGGGAAATCGACGCGCGCATGATTCAGACGGCCATCGGCGAATTGGGTTATCCGCGAAAAATTCTTTCCGGGCGTCCCTTTCTGTGGTTTGGAGGCCTCGCGGCGCTGCTGGTCGTGGTGGTTCTGGGCTTTATCTGGACGCATTGAGCTCGGGACGGCACGCTTTTCGAATAAACAGGATGAACACATCGGCCTCATGGACGGCGGAGATGCTCGCCGGCCGTTGAACCAGGGAGACATCGTTTATGAGTTCCATTCTCAAGGCCCTGAAAAAACTCGAGGAAGAAAAAGCCGGCAAGCAAGAGGGGGCCGTCAATATCGCGCGCGACATTCTGCGCACCAGCCGCAAGGCCAAGAAAATCGAGAATTGGATTTTGCCGACCGCCATCGCCGCCCTGCTTCTGACCGCGGGCATGGGCGGCTATGTGTTGTTCGGCGGGTTTTTCTCGTCCCAGCCCGAGCAGGTCGCCGTGCCGGCGCCGCCCGCCGAGGTCGCGGAAAAACCCGCCTCGGCGGTGGTCGATCGTCCCGAAATGCTCTTTGCCGCGGGGCAGGAACAGGCAACGGCAACCGAAGGCGCCGAAACCACCGATCCGCCCGCGACAACTCTCGCCGAGCAGGGGGCGGCGGAAACCTCCGCCACTCAGATGGAAACCGCCGCGGCTCTCAAGGATACGGCCCAGGCCCTCAAGGACACCGCCGAGGCCCTCAAGGACAAAGTGGTTTTCCCCAAGGAAGTGGTGGTCGTGTCGCCGGACAAGGCCGATGCCGCGCGCGCGGACACCCTGGTGGCCGTGCGTCAACCGGCTGACCCGCAAGCAGGCGCCGTCGCCCCGTCGCCCAAACCAGCGGCCAAAAGCACGCCAAAGGCATCCGCTCCTCCCAGGGCGACGAACCCCGCGAGCAAGCCCTCCGCCGCGGCGCCCGCGAAATCATCGCCAGCCAAGGCGCAGACCGCCTCGGCCACTACCGTCGGCGAAGGAAACGTCAGGGTGCTCTATCTCGCGCCCGATGCGCCGGCGTCCCTGGTCGAGCCGCGTCCGGCCTCGGGGCAAAACAACGTTTATCGTCCTTCCGCCGCGACTGCTGCTGCTCCTCGCCCGGTGCCGACGGGAGCGACAAGCACGACGACGCGCACGACGACGCGCACCGTGCCCGTCATGGCGGCGACCTTTCCCGAACTGCGGGTCAGCGAAATTCACTATCAGTACGATGTCAAGAACCGTCTGGCGGTGGTCAACGATCTGCCCGTCATGGAGGGCACCATCATCGAAGGTGTCAAGGTTGATCGAATTCTGCCCGATCGCGTTCGCTTCCTGCTCAACGGCCGGTATCGTGAAGTTCGCCTCGGTATGTGAGTGGGCTTATTTTTCCCCATCGCGAAAAGGCAGCGGTTTTTCCGCTGCTTTTTTTTCACTTCGTGAACCCGCAGGGAGTTGCAGGTGAAACTAAAATCCCCCGAAGATATTCAGCACATGCGCCGGGCCGGTCTGCTGCTCTGGCAGGCCCATCAGGTCGCCGCCGCTCTGATCGTCCCTGGAACGATCACCACCGACATCGACCAGCGGGTAGAAGAGAGCATCGTCTCCGGAGGCGGCCTTCCGCTGTTCAAGGGGGTGCCGGGCAAGGTGCCCTTTCCCGCCGCGACCTGCATTTCTCTCAATGACGAGGTTGTTCACGGCATTCCTTCTGCGCGCGTTTTGCGCGAGGGCGATCTGGTCAGCCTCGATATCGGCGTCAAGCTCGACGGTTGGTGCGCCGATGCGGCCGTCACCTATGCCGTGGGGGTGGTGGATGCGCAGAAACAACGTCTGCTGAAGATTACCGAGGAATGTCTGGCGCGCGCCATTTCCCTGCTTCGGCCGGGAGTGCGCTGGAGCAAGATCGCCCATAAGATCCAAAGGCATGCAGAGCAGGCGGGCTTTTCCGTGGTCGAGGATCTGGTGGGACATGCCATCGGCCGCGACATGTGGGAACCACCGCAGGTGCCCAATTTCTTCACCCGCAACATGCCCGATTTCAAGCTGCGCCCCGGTCTTGTCCTGGCGATCGAACCCATGATCAACGCAGGCGGCAAGGAAGTGTTCGTGCGTCCCGATCATTGGACCATCGCCACCCGCGACGGCAAACCCAGCGCGCATTTCGAGCACACCGTGGCCCTCACCGAAGAGGGTCCCCTGGTGCTGACCTGCGGACCCAACGGCGAAGGCTGGGGGATGGGGTAGGGTGGGTTGCGGCCGAGCAGGTTTGGCGTGAATTGCCAGTCAAAAGGGCGTTGAATAATAAAGAGATGAATAATTCGATTCACTCCGTTATAATATGTCACTGATTTTTCTGGCACGGCGCCCCAAGGGGGCGAAGTTACTAACTTCAAGGGAGGATAAGATGGCTAGGCATGTAACAAAGGTTTTGGTGGCGATGCTGTTGGTTGGGGGATTGACTCTGGTCGGGTGCAGTGAGCGCAAGGAGCAGGCCCCCGCACCCCCGGCCCAGGAAAAAGCCCCGGAACCGGCGGCGGCTCCGGCCCAGGAGGCCAAGCAAGAGGCTGCCGAGGGAGCAAAGGAAGAAGTGAAGCAGGAAGAGGCCGCGCCCGCCGAGACCGCGCAGGCGGCGCCGGGTGAAGGTCAGGCCCTCTTCGAGCGCCACTGCAGCGCTTGCCATGCCGATGGCGGCAACATCATCAACGCCAATAAAACCCTGAAATTCGCCAGCCTGGAGGCAAGCGGCCTGGCGGCGCCCGAGGCCTTCGTCGCCTATCTGCGCAATCCCGGTCCGGGGATGCCGACCTTCAGCGAAAATGCCTTGCCCGACGCGCAGGCCCTGCAAATTGCCGAGTACGTACTCGAAGCGTTCAAGGAATAAGCCGAAAAATTCGGAACCACCAACAGCAAAGGCCCGCCGTTTCGGTGGGCCTTTGCTGTTGAGGATACCTTCAACGAAGGGCCATCCCCAGGCGCAGGGTCGCGGCGAGGTTGCGGGCGAGGTTGCGCAGATTGGTTTCGGCTTGGGCTAGGGCGGTTTCCAGGGTGCACACCCCCGGCACCATGCTGAAGGCGGCGTCGATGCCCCGCGCTTTCGCGGATGATGCATCCAGGCTGAGGCTTCCGGCGATGACGATGACCGGCTTGCCGAGTTGTTTGGCGAGACGCGCGACGCCGATGGGTGTTTTGCCATGGAGGCTTTGCGAATCCAGGCGACCTTCCCCGGTGATGACCAGATCGCACTGCAGAATCGCTTTGTCCAGTTCGGTTGCCTCCATGACCACGCGGATTCCGGGTCGCAGCCGTGCCTTGAGCACGGTCATCAAAGCGGCTCCCAGCCCACCGGCCGCGCCCGCGCCGGGAAGATCGGCGACCTCGACGCCCAATCCATCCTTGATCACCCGCGCATAATGACCGAGGGCGGCATCGAGCTGCGCGACCATGGCCTGCGTCGCCCCCTTCTGCGGACCAAAGACCGCCGCCGCGCCCTTCGGGCCGGTCAGGGGGTTGTCCACATCGCAGGCGACCTCGATGTCGCATTCTCCTAAACGCCGATCCAACCCGTCGAGATCGATGGAATGCAGATGGCTTAGGGCCGCGCCTCCCTGGACGAGATCTTTGCCGTCCTTGTCCCGCAATTTCGCGCCGAGGGCTTGAAGCATCCCCGCGCCTCCGTCGCAGGTGGCGCTGCCGCCGATGCCGATGATCAGATGCCTGATGCCCAGATCGAGGGCCGCGCGGATGAGTTCCCCCGTGCCGTAGGTGGTGGTTTTCATGGGGTTGCGCAGGGCGGGGGAAACGAGCGCCAGGCCGCTGGCCGCGGCCATTTCGATGACCGCCGTGCGGCCGTTGCCGCACACTCCGAAGAAGGCTTCGACGGGTTCGCCGAGAGGGCCGCTGACCTGGACTTGCTCGATGCGCCCGGCCGTTGCCGTCACCAGGGCCTCGACGGTTCCCTCGCCGCCATCGGCCAGGGGAATGCGCACACATCGGACGTCGGGAAAAATTTCACGAAAGCCTGCTTCGATCTGCAGCGCCGCTTGCGCGGAGCTCAGACTCTCCTTGAAGGAATCCGGCGCGATCAAAAGGTTCATGCCTTAGTCCCACACTCTCCAGCCGTCATCCCCGAAATCCAGCCACAGATAATCGGCGTCGGCCGCCGAGGCATTGGCGCGATCGATGCGGCCGCGCACCTCGGGCAGCACCACGCGATAGCTCACTTCGGCCAGTTCCGTGACCTGAAAGGGGATGCCGTATTTCCACGAATGCCCGCTTCCGGCCAGCACCACCACCTGGTGCTCGGGGTTGTCCTTGAGAAATCGCAGAAGATTGCGCGCCATGGCCGCATCCCAGAGCAGTTGCGCCTCGCAGAAATAGATGAAATTGGGCATGCCGTGACCGTGTCCGCCAAGCGCCCGGCGGATGAATTCCTCATAGGCCGGATCGACCCGGCAGGCGATGC from Geoalkalibacter sp. includes the following:
- the glgP gene encoding alpha-glucan family phosphorylase, giving the protein MEKHNAWKKFTWEPRIAYFSMEIGLSAEIPTYSGGLGILAGDTIKSAADLELPMVAVTLIHRKGYFRQQIDRDGWQREFPVEWNPERHLELLSVKTLVPIEGRDVKIQPWLYRVKSPAGGVIPVLFLDTDIPGNAEEDRHVTDYLYGGDLEYRLKQEIVLGIGGARMLNALNFNIRKYHMNEGHAAMLTLELLSNTRGRIDDPSEERAAWDLHRVMEQCVFTTHTPVEAGHDKFPWDMVERILPDIVPFSLLKQLTGNDAFNLTLLALNLSNFVNGVAKKHGEISKSLFPGFKIHAITNGIHSFTWTSPFFVQVYNKYLPGWANEPEMLVRVDNIPDEDIWEAHQGAKAFLFMYIEETTGQRFDPDLLTIGFARRSATYKRADLIFSDLERLLAIGDGKLQLVFAGKSHPKDLPGKEMIHRIHEKIAVLKDRIRIVYLENYNMDVAYRLIPGVDLWLNTPVRPLEASGTSGMKAAINGVPNFSVLDGWWIEGHIEGVTGWSIGPPPMEKSTSSNGDNHEDAQDLYRKLENTILPLYTGNRAGWIRVMKNAIGKNAYYFNTHVMMRRYVTEAYIR
- the map gene encoding type I methionyl aminopeptidase, whose amino-acid sequence is MKLKSPEDIQHMRRAGLLLWQAHQVAAALIVPGTITTDIDQRVEESIVSGGGLPLFKGVPGKVPFPAATCISLNDEVVHGIPSARVLREGDLVSLDIGVKLDGWCADAAVTYAVGVVDAQKQRLLKITEECLARAISLLRPGVRWSKIAHKIQRHAEQAGFSVVEDLVGHAIGRDMWEPPQVPNFFTRNMPDFKLRPGLVLAIEPMINAGGKEVFVRPDHWTIATRDGKPSAHFEHTVALTEEGPLVLTCGPNGEGWGMG
- a CDS encoding ExeA family protein; the encoded protein is MYLDFFGLKEKPFTITPNPKFIYLSKNHKEVFAHLLYGVQNQAGFVVVTGEVGTGKTTVLRTLLGELLEDHYRLAFIFNPCLSALDLLRNINREFGIDPGGESNSDLLHALNAFLVEQRAAGRTVVLVIDEAQNLEPSVLEQIRLLSNLETDTDKLIQILLVGQPELKEILLRPDLRQLNQRITVRYHLKPMDYTDTCDYISHRLRVAGGTQQRVFGEGALRKIFAFSKGYPRLINIVCDRALLVGFAEGCREIDARMIQTAIGELGYPRKILSGRPFLWFGGLAALLVVVVLGFIWTH
- a CDS encoding c-type cytochrome → MARHVTKVLVAMLLVGGLTLVGCSERKEQAPAPPAQEKAPEPAAAPAQEAKQEAAEGAKEEVKQEEAAPAETAQAAPGEGQALFERHCSACHADGGNIINANKTLKFASLEASGLAAPEAFVAYLRNPGPGMPTFSENALPDAQALQIAEYVLEAFKE
- a CDS encoding glycerate kinase family protein, with amino-acid sequence MNLLIAPDSFKESLSSAQAALQIEAGFREIFPDVRCVRIPLADGGEGTVEALVTATAGRIEQVQVSGPLGEPVEAFFGVCGNGRTAVIEMAAASGLALVSPALRNPMKTTTYGTGELIRAALDLGIRHLIIGIGGSATCDGGAGMLQALGAKLRDKDGKDLVQGGAALSHLHSIDLDGLDRRLGECDIEVACDVDNPLTGPKGAAAVFGPQKGATQAMVAQLDAALGHYARVIKDGLGVEVADLPGAGAAGGLGAALMTVLKARLRPGIRVVMEATELDKAILQCDLVITGEGRLDSQSLHGKTPIGVARLAKQLGKPVIVIAGSLSLDASSAKARGIDAAFSMVPGVCTLETALAQAETNLRNLARNLAATLRLGMALR